One part of the Anaeromyxobacter sp. Fw109-5 genome encodes these proteins:
- a CDS encoding DNA mismatch repair protein MutT: MRIFARSLAAALAFAALPADAASAARFPDAAALRRAEARYAPVDLKVDVSRLPESERRALALLVEAARVMDALFLRQAWAGNEPLLLVLAQDRSPLGQARLAAFLRNKGPWDRLEHGEPAFLPGVPEKPAAANFYPAGATKEEVERWLAGLAPEAKAEATGFFTTVRRAPGGGLVAVPYALEYQGDLARAAELLRAAAAATSDATLRKFLEARAQAFTSNDYYASDVAWMELDASVEPTIGPYEVYEDGWFNAKAAFEAFIGVRDDAETAKLQRFAAELQGIEDALPIDAALKNPKLGAMAPIRVVNELLAAGDAMKGVQTAAFNLPNDERIVREMGSKRVMLKNVQEAKFQRVLLPIAGIALSKADRAAVAFDPFFTHILMHELLHGLGPHELVLGGRTTTVRAELGDTYSALEEAKADVAGLFALQKLLDEGKLDRGMQRTLYPTFLASAFRSIRFGVGEAHGRGMALQLSWFLDAGAIAPRPDGSFAIDAAKMREAVVSLTREIMTIQGKGDRAAAQALLEQKGVVRPEVQRVLDRLRGIPVDIAPRFVTAEALTQR, translated from the coding sequence ATGCGCATCTTCGCCCGCTCCCTCGCCGCCGCCCTCGCCTTCGCGGCGCTCCCCGCCGACGCGGCCTCCGCCGCTCGCTTCCCGGACGCCGCCGCGCTTCGCCGCGCCGAGGCGCGCTACGCGCCGGTGGACCTGAAGGTGGACGTCTCGCGGCTCCCCGAGAGCGAGCGGCGCGCCCTCGCGCTCCTCGTCGAGGCGGCGCGGGTGATGGACGCGCTCTTCCTGCGCCAGGCGTGGGCGGGGAACGAGCCGCTCCTCCTCGTCCTCGCGCAGGATCGGTCGCCGCTCGGCCAGGCGCGGCTCGCCGCGTTCCTGCGGAACAAGGGCCCGTGGGACCGGCTCGAGCACGGCGAGCCGGCCTTCCTGCCGGGCGTCCCGGAGAAGCCGGCCGCCGCGAACTTCTACCCGGCCGGCGCGACGAAGGAGGAGGTGGAGCGCTGGCTCGCGGGGCTCGCGCCGGAGGCGAAGGCCGAGGCGACCGGGTTCTTCACCACCGTCCGCCGCGCCCCGGGCGGCGGCCTCGTGGCGGTGCCGTACGCGCTCGAGTACCAGGGAGACCTCGCGCGCGCCGCGGAGCTCCTGCGCGCGGCGGCCGCGGCCACGTCGGACGCGACCCTGCGCAAGTTCCTCGAGGCGCGCGCCCAGGCGTTCACCTCGAACGACTACTACGCCTCGGACGTGGCCTGGATGGAGCTCGACGCGTCGGTCGAGCCGACCATCGGTCCGTACGAGGTGTACGAGGACGGCTGGTTCAACGCGAAGGCGGCGTTCGAGGCCTTCATCGGCGTCCGCGACGACGCCGAGACCGCGAAGCTCCAGCGCTTCGCGGCGGAGCTGCAGGGCATCGAGGACGCGCTCCCCATCGACGCGGCGCTCAAGAACCCGAAGCTCGGCGCGATGGCGCCGATCCGGGTGGTGAACGAGCTGCTCGCCGCGGGCGACGCCATGAAGGGCGTCCAGACGGCCGCGTTCAACCTCCCCAACGACGAGCGCATCGTCCGCGAGATGGGCTCGAAGCGCGTGATGCTGAAGAACGTCCAGGAGGCGAAGTTCCAGAGGGTGCTCCTGCCCATCGCCGGGATCGCGCTCTCGAAGGCGGACCGTGCCGCGGTGGCGTTCGACCCGTTCTTCACGCACATCCTCATGCACGAGCTGCTGCACGGCCTCGGGCCTCACGAGCTCGTGCTCGGCGGTCGCACGACCACCGTCCGCGCCGAGCTCGGCGACACCTACAGCGCCCTCGAGGAGGCCAAGGCCGACGTGGCCGGGCTGTTCGCCCTGCAGAAGCTCCTCGACGAGGGGAAGCTCGATCGCGGCATGCAGCGGACGCTCTACCCCACCTTCCTGGCGTCGGCGTTCCGCTCGATCCGCTTCGGCGTCGGGGAGGCCCACGGGCGCGGCATGGCGCTCCAGCTCAGCTGGTTCCTCGACGCGGGCGCGATCGCGCCGCGGCCCGACGGCTCCTTCGCGATCGACGCCGCGAAGATGCGCGAAGCCGTGGTCTCGCTCACCCGCGAGATCATGACCATCCAGGGGAAGGGCGACCGCGCCGCGGCCCAGGCGCTGCTCGAGCAGAAGGGCGTGGTCCGCCCGGAGGTGCAGCGCGTGCTCGACCGGCTGCGCGGGATCCCCGTGGACATCGCGCCGCGCTTCGTCACGGCGGAGGCGCTCACGCAGCGCTAG
- a CDS encoding PAS domain-containing protein, with amino-acid sequence MQRRVPLESPAGVTEGDLGERGEGCRDGAVGEDREFRAIFELAGSGKAIADPARRRLVRVNRRFCEITGYTAEELLDREVTEITHPADRARDAAAVEAALRGETDGWNIEKRYVRKDGLIAWVVVTGNVLRDAAGAPVRTVATVHDITARKRIEEDLRASEALLRLAQRAAHAGVWELDLVAGTAWMSRECHALYGTALAARGPDIASWRRRVVPEDAPAVAAALTAAVERAEEYSAEFRIHHPALGERWIWEIGGAEYDASGAPVRVRGIALDVTERKHGEQALLAADRRKDHFLAVLSHELRNPLAPMWNALGVLERPDASEDTSRRAQAVLQRQLAHLSRLVDDLLDLTRISRGKIQLRPAPLGLTEVVRRAAEDHRPLFAEAGVALDVRLPDAPVPVSGDATRLTQIVGNLLLNAVKFTPRGGHVLLELTPGEKDALLRVRDTGVGMDGEMLARLFEPFAQAEVSLERSRGGLGLGLALVRSLAELHGGHVWAHSDGPGAGAEFLVRLPIARVEAAAPPVPTSAGAFARRRILVVDDNVDAAETLRDLLVLDGHEVAVAHDGEAAVERIGALRPEIVFCDIGLPKLDGYGVARACRDDPGTRGAYLVALTGYALPDDLRRATEAGFDEHLAKPPPLAAIEAAVRRAASRTERSSS; translated from the coding sequence GTGCAGAGGCGAGTGCCGCTGGAGTCCCCCGCCGGCGTGACCGAGGGTGACCTCGGCGAGCGAGGCGAGGGCTGCCGGGACGGGGCCGTCGGGGAGGACCGCGAGTTCCGCGCGATCTTCGAGCTGGCCGGGAGCGGGAAGGCGATCGCCGATCCCGCGCGGCGCCGGCTCGTGCGCGTGAACCGCCGCTTCTGCGAGATCACCGGCTACACCGCCGAGGAGCTGCTGGATCGGGAGGTCACCGAGATCACCCACCCCGCCGATCGCGCCCGCGACGCCGCCGCCGTCGAGGCGGCGCTGCGCGGGGAGACCGACGGCTGGAACATCGAGAAGCGCTACGTCCGCAAGGACGGGCTGATCGCCTGGGTGGTGGTCACCGGTAACGTCCTGCGCGACGCGGCGGGGGCGCCGGTGCGGACCGTCGCGACGGTGCACGACATCACCGCCCGCAAGCGCATCGAGGAGGACCTGCGCGCGAGCGAGGCGCTCCTCCGCCTCGCGCAGCGCGCCGCCCACGCGGGGGTCTGGGAGCTCGACCTCGTCGCCGGGACCGCCTGGATGTCCCGCGAGTGCCACGCCCTCTACGGCACGGCGCTCGCCGCGCGCGGGCCGGACATCGCCTCCTGGCGGCGCCGGGTGGTGCCGGAGGACGCGCCCGCCGTCGCCGCCGCGCTCACCGCCGCCGTGGAGCGCGCCGAGGAGTACAGCGCCGAGTTCCGCATCCACCACCCCGCCCTCGGCGAGCGCTGGATCTGGGAGATCGGCGGGGCCGAGTACGACGCGAGCGGCGCCCCGGTGCGCGTCCGCGGCATCGCGCTCGACGTCACGGAGCGCAAGCACGGCGAGCAGGCGCTCCTCGCGGCCGACCGGCGCAAGGACCACTTCCTCGCCGTGCTCTCGCACGAGCTGCGCAACCCCCTCGCCCCGATGTGGAACGCGCTCGGCGTGCTCGAGCGGCCCGACGCGTCCGAGGACACCTCCCGCCGGGCCCAGGCCGTCCTGCAGCGCCAGCTCGCCCACCTCTCCCGGCTGGTGGACGACCTGCTCGACCTGACCCGCATCTCCCGCGGCAAGATCCAGCTCCGCCCCGCGCCGCTCGGGCTCACCGAGGTGGTCCGGCGCGCCGCCGAGGACCACCGCCCGCTCTTCGCCGAGGCGGGCGTCGCCCTCGACGTCCGCCTTCCGGACGCCCCCGTGCCGGTCTCCGGGGACGCGACGCGCCTCACGCAGATCGTGGGGAACCTGCTCCTCAACGCCGTCAAGTTCACCCCGCGTGGCGGCCACGTGCTCCTCGAGCTGACGCCCGGCGAGAAGGACGCGCTGCTGCGGGTGCGCGACACCGGCGTGGGCATGGACGGGGAGATGCTGGCCCGCCTCTTCGAGCCGTTCGCGCAGGCGGAGGTGAGCCTCGAGCGCAGCCGGGGCGGCCTCGGGCTCGGGCTCGCGCTGGTGCGCAGCCTCGCGGAGCTGCACGGCGGCCACGTGTGGGCCCACAGCGACGGGCCCGGCGCCGGCGCCGAGTTCCTGGTGCGCCTGCCGATCGCCCGCGTGGAGGCGGCGGCCCCGCCGGTCCCCACCTCGGCGGGGGCCTTCGCGCGCAGGCGGATCCTGGTCGTGGACGACAACGTCGACGCCGCCGAGACCCTGCGCGACCTGCTCGTCCTCGACGGGCACGAGGTGGCCGTCGCGCACGACGGCGAGGCGGCGGTGGAGCGCATCGGCGCGCTCCGCCCGGAGATCGTGTTCTGCGACATCGGCCTGCCGAAGCTCGACGGCTACGGCGTGGCGCGCGCGTGCCGCGACGATCCCGGGACCCGCGGCGCCTACCTCGTCGCCCTCACCGGTTACGCGCTGCCGGACGACCTGCGGCGCGCGACGGAGGCGGGGTTCGACGAGCACCTCGCGAAGCCGCCGCCGCTCGCCGCGATCGAGGCGGCGGTGCGGCGGGCCGCGTCGCGGACCGAGCGCAGCTCGTCTTGA
- a CDS encoding DUF3857 domain-containing protein has translation MPLTSPRLALAAVVALLSARAAVAAAPWEGAPLSAEPAAMRAAADALEPPAGVPLDVLLEEGVFRLDARGAVTHTLRVVYRPVVPEASRAAAQVERTWSPWREARPEIRARVVGPDGAVATLEPGALAEGPAADGDGPRSERRQLTGTIPGVRPGAVVEQVTTVRELAPLLAGGTVQRFRIGSGSPVRHVRLRLEAPAALPVRWVVRGVELSPVETVANGIRSIVFERRDAEPVPPAEPGSPPEVAPAPYVAFAAGQSWGEVAARLRAVFEEAIAGSDLRAEARAALGAGKPGRDEAVRRIGAWLAARVRVSAAAVGEAPLAPARPADVLVRGAGDGKDLAALWVALLRAARLDADVALAASEWHDPPREVPGLGLLDRALVRVGGKGAPIWIDPSAGLAPGALPLEAQGRLALVAARGTRDLVRTPASSPADNAAVTVRELHLSQLGRGRVVETRRLTGALASSEREFRARVPPDHRDRLDERYALEVLRAGVFLGADVRGLDDPAAPLEVRVEAQESALAETGDDEALVPVGAAPILEPLPAFLTGEREGEAPRRRRADVVLPLPYRWEMRFRVIPPDGFRARPLPADAVERFGPATLSRRYAAGEDGSVTATYAIDTGGRRLAAAEADALATRARAIATGEPERLAFERTAAALLATGQVKEALAELHRLGAARPREAMHPLHLALALLQLGDGAGAAVEARRAISLEPGRAWGYRVLGWILEHDAVGRRFGAGFDRDGAVEAYRRAAQLDPRHAGGRAALAELLSRGETGTRGAPGADLGAALAEFEALHAELGPGPHDAGLLAVRFAAGRHAEALELARALPPSPERNATLLAAAAVTGGAASAEREAAALGEERQEALLGAAGFLARERRYPLAAALAREAARGTREAEEPSAFADLLASLRPWKELVAQGDEAARFVKSLVVTAVTSRDPARALERLVSARAAGPARAALLGVPPLPIGAARRPLRDAGVTPDLLLDVALSGLELYREGEPASGLRIRARFAFAPGERATSLYLVRERGELRLLATDSAWPILAAEALRAADAGDVAGAARWLAWAREDVPGSPGDPGAPAGVLAVLAPPGARLDAPRARLAAAALGAFVDGGEPGLAVLTAARADRDPAVRRAVLLSLARAHRSGERPEAVLAAADALLAEEPASREAFAAKAWALRRLRRGAELDRAAEEILARLPEDPEVLSLVATSRLLLGDREGAERAMRRLVAAGRATPGVYNDAAWLTLFRGGASSESLGWARRAVEGGQGDAHAALNTLAAVYADLGRPAEARDVFLRSLEDGRALEGADWYVHGRIAEGWSLPEAARAAYARVQPELVEGAEDPSGAHVLARRRLALLAGGGAAQERAQRGRPGGVAAPPRAQ, from the coding sequence GTGCCGCTCACGAGCCCTCGCCTCGCCCTCGCCGCCGTCGTCGCGCTCCTCTCCGCCCGCGCCGCGGTCGCCGCGGCGCCCTGGGAGGGCGCTCCGCTGTCCGCGGAGCCGGCCGCCATGCGCGCCGCCGCCGACGCGCTCGAGCCGCCCGCCGGCGTGCCGCTCGACGTGCTGCTGGAGGAGGGCGTCTTCCGGCTCGACGCGCGCGGCGCGGTCACGCACACGCTGCGGGTGGTGTACCGGCCGGTGGTGCCCGAGGCGAGCCGCGCGGCGGCCCAGGTCGAGCGCACCTGGTCGCCGTGGCGCGAGGCGCGACCGGAGATCCGCGCGCGCGTCGTGGGACCGGACGGCGCCGTCGCGACGCTCGAGCCCGGCGCGCTCGCCGAGGGGCCCGCGGCCGACGGCGACGGTCCACGCTCGGAGCGGCGTCAGCTCACCGGCACCATCCCGGGCGTGCGCCCCGGCGCGGTCGTCGAGCAGGTGACCACCGTGCGCGAGCTCGCGCCGCTCCTCGCCGGCGGGACGGTGCAGCGCTTCCGGATCGGCTCCGGCTCGCCCGTGCGGCACGTGCGGCTGCGGCTCGAGGCGCCCGCGGCGCTTCCGGTCCGGTGGGTGGTGCGCGGCGTCGAGCTCTCGCCCGTCGAGACCGTGGCGAACGGGATCCGCTCGATCGTGTTCGAGCGGCGCGACGCGGAGCCCGTCCCGCCGGCCGAGCCGGGCTCCCCGCCGGAGGTCGCGCCGGCCCCCTACGTCGCCTTCGCTGCCGGCCAGAGCTGGGGCGAGGTCGCCGCACGCCTGCGGGCGGTGTTCGAGGAGGCCATCGCCGGCTCGGACCTGCGCGCCGAGGCGCGCGCGGCGCTCGGCGCGGGCAAGCCCGGCCGCGACGAGGCGGTGCGGCGGATCGGGGCCTGGCTGGCCGCCCGCGTGCGGGTGAGCGCCGCGGCCGTGGGCGAGGCGCCGCTCGCGCCTGCGCGTCCGGCGGACGTCCTCGTCCGCGGCGCGGGGGACGGGAAGGACCTGGCCGCGCTGTGGGTCGCGCTCCTGCGCGCCGCCCGCCTCGACGCCGACGTGGCCCTCGCCGCGAGCGAGTGGCACGACCCGCCGCGCGAGGTCCCCGGCCTCGGCCTCCTCGACCGCGCCCTCGTCCGCGTCGGCGGCAAGGGCGCGCCGATCTGGATCGACCCCTCCGCGGGGCTCGCGCCGGGGGCGCTGCCGCTGGAGGCGCAGGGGAGGCTCGCCCTCGTCGCCGCGCGCGGGACGCGCGACCTCGTCCGCACCCCGGCGTCCAGCCCCGCCGACAACGCCGCGGTGACCGTGCGCGAGCTGCACCTCTCCCAGCTCGGGCGCGGCCGCGTCGTGGAGACGCGCCGGCTGACCGGGGCGCTCGCCTCGAGCGAGCGCGAGTTCCGCGCGCGCGTGCCGCCCGACCACCGCGACCGCCTCGACGAGCGGTACGCGCTCGAGGTGCTCCGCGCCGGCGTGTTCCTCGGCGCGGACGTGCGCGGCCTCGACGACCCGGCGGCGCCCCTCGAGGTCCGCGTCGAGGCGCAGGAGAGCGCGCTCGCAGAGACGGGGGACGACGAGGCCCTGGTGCCGGTCGGCGCCGCGCCCATCCTGGAGCCGCTCCCCGCCTTCCTGACGGGCGAGCGCGAGGGGGAGGCGCCCCGCCGGCGGCGCGCGGACGTCGTGCTCCCCCTGCCCTACCGCTGGGAGATGCGCTTCCGCGTGATCCCGCCCGACGGCTTCCGGGCGCGGCCGCTCCCCGCGGACGCGGTGGAGCGCTTCGGCCCGGCCACGCTCTCGCGCCGCTACGCCGCCGGCGAGGACGGCTCCGTCACCGCGACCTACGCCATCGACACCGGCGGGCGGCGCCTCGCCGCCGCCGAGGCCGACGCGCTCGCGACCCGCGCCCGCGCCATCGCCACGGGAGAGCCGGAGCGGCTCGCCTTCGAGCGGACCGCGGCGGCGCTGCTCGCCACCGGCCAGGTGAAGGAGGCGCTCGCGGAGCTGCACCGGCTCGGCGCCGCCCGCCCGCGCGAGGCCATGCACCCGCTCCACCTCGCGCTCGCGCTGCTCCAGCTCGGCGACGGCGCCGGGGCGGCCGTCGAGGCGCGCCGCGCCATCTCGCTCGAGCCGGGGCGTGCCTGGGGGTACCGCGTGCTGGGCTGGATCCTCGAGCACGACGCCGTCGGCCGGCGCTTCGGGGCGGGGTTCGACCGCGACGGCGCGGTCGAGGCGTACCGGCGCGCGGCGCAGCTCGATCCGCGCCACGCCGGCGGCCGCGCCGCGCTCGCGGAGCTCCTGTCGCGCGGCGAGACGGGGACGAGGGGCGCGCCGGGAGCGGACCTCGGCGCTGCCCTCGCCGAGTTCGAGGCGCTCCACGCCGAGCTCGGCCCCGGCCCGCACGACGCGGGGCTCCTCGCCGTTCGCTTCGCCGCGGGGCGGCACGCCGAGGCGCTCGAGCTGGCGCGCGCGCTCCCGCCGTCGCCGGAGCGGAACGCCACCCTGCTCGCCGCCGCCGCGGTGACCGGCGGCGCCGCCTCCGCAGAGCGCGAGGCCGCCGCCCTCGGCGAGGAGCGGCAGGAGGCGCTGCTCGGAGCGGCGGGGTTCCTCGCGCGGGAGCGGCGCTACCCGCTCGCCGCGGCGCTCGCCCGCGAGGCCGCGCGCGGCACGCGCGAGGCGGAGGAGCCGTCGGCCTTCGCCGACCTGCTCGCCTCGCTGCGCCCCTGGAAGGAGCTCGTGGCGCAGGGCGACGAGGCCGCCCGCTTCGTGAAGTCGCTCGTCGTCACGGCGGTCACCTCGCGAGATCCCGCGCGCGCGCTCGAGCGGCTCGTCTCCGCGCGCGCCGCCGGGCCCGCGCGCGCGGCGCTCCTGGGGGTCCCGCCGTTGCCCATCGGCGCCGCCCGGCGCCCCCTGCGCGACGCGGGCGTCACTCCCGATCTCCTCCTGGATGTCGCGCTCTCCGGGCTCGAGCTGTACCGCGAGGGCGAGCCGGCCTCGGGGCTGCGGATCCGGGCGCGCTTCGCCTTCGCCCCTGGAGAGCGGGCGACGTCCCTCTACCTCGTGCGCGAGCGCGGCGAGCTCCGGCTGCTCGCCACGGACTCCGCCTGGCCCATCCTCGCCGCCGAGGCGCTGCGCGCCGCGGACGCGGGTGACGTGGCCGGCGCCGCACGCTGGCTCGCCTGGGCGCGAGAGGACGTCCCGGGGTCGCCCGGGGATCCGGGGGCGCCGGCCGGCGTCCTCGCCGTGCTCGCCCCGCCCGGCGCGAGGCTCGACGCCCCGCGCGCGCGCCTCGCCGCCGCGGCGCTCGGCGCGTTCGTCGACGGGGGCGAGCCGGGGCTGGCCGTCCTCACCGCCGCCCGGGCGGATCGCGATCCGGCGGTGCGGCGGGCGGTGCTCCTCTCGCTGGCGCGGGCGCACCGCAGCGGCGAGCGCCCGGAGGCTGTGCTCGCGGCCGCCGACGCCCTGCTCGCCGAGGAGCCCGCGTCACGCGAGGCGTTCGCGGCGAAGGCATGGGCGCTCCGGCGGCTCCGCCGGGGCGCGGAGCTGGATCGCGCCGCCGAGGAGATCCTCGCGCGGCTGCCCGAGGACCCCGAGGTGCTGTCGCTCGTCGCCACCTCGCGCCTGCTCCTCGGCGACCGGGAGGGCGCCGAGCGCGCGATGCGGCGCCTCGTCGCCGCCGGCCGCGCGACGCCGGGCGTCTACAACGACGCCGCCTGGCTCACGCTGTTCCGCGGCGGCGCGTCGAGCGAGTCGCTCGGCTGGGCGCGCCGCGCGGTCGAGGGCGGCCAGGGCGACGCGCACGCCGCGCTGAACACGCTCGCCGCCGTGTACGCCGACCTCGGCCGCCCCGCCGAGGCGCGCGACGTCTTCCTCCGCTCGCTCGAGGACGGGCGCGCGCTCGAGGGCGCCGACTGGTACGTGCACGGCCGGATCGCCGAGGGCTGGTCGCTCCCGGAGGCGGCGCGCGCCGCCTACGCGCGCGTGCAGCCGGAGCTCGTGGAGGGCGCCGAGGACCCGTCGGGCGCTCACGTCCTCGCGCGGCGGCGCCTCGCGCTGCTGGCGGGCGGTGGCGCCGCGCAGGAACGAGCCCAACGGGGCCGCCCGGGCGGCGTCGCCGCGCCGCCGCGCGCGCAGTAA
- a CDS encoding MgtC/SapB family protein encodes MRALAEILSAAPIDVLVSRARGDMLVHLLAALVAGGAIGLERSYHGRPAGFRTHALVCLASSLLMLVTVYQGEWFAGASETVRVDPTRMAQGIMTGIGFLGAGVIFKEGITVRGLTTAASIWITAAIGVLTGTGQYLPALYATVLTLGVLSLFRWLEARMPALKFAHHRIRFERGQAMSEEAVRVLLAEHGFQHYGLAYAVTDDGRSFEYRMMIRTRDERNFGRLARDLEALPQVREFRLSPSGD; translated from the coding sequence ATGCGCGCGCTCGCAGAGATCCTCTCCGCCGCCCCGATCGACGTGCTCGTCTCCCGCGCGCGCGGAGACATGCTCGTCCACCTCCTCGCGGCGCTGGTCGCGGGCGGGGCCATCGGCCTCGAGCGCAGCTACCACGGCCGTCCGGCCGGGTTCCGCACGCACGCGCTCGTGTGCCTCGCCTCGAGCCTCCTCATGCTCGTGACCGTCTATCAGGGCGAGTGGTTCGCGGGCGCCTCGGAGACGGTGCGGGTCGATCCCACCCGCATGGCGCAGGGGATCATGACCGGCATCGGCTTCCTCGGCGCCGGCGTGATCTTCAAGGAGGGGATCACCGTCCGTGGCCTGACCACCGCGGCGTCGATCTGGATCACCGCGGCGATCGGCGTGCTCACCGGCACCGGCCAGTACCTCCCCGCCCTCTACGCCACGGTCCTCACGCTCGGGGTCCTCTCCCTGTTCCGCTGGCTCGAGGCCCGCATGCCGGCGCTCAAGTTCGCGCATCACCGCATCCGCTTCGAGCGCGGGCAGGCCATGAGCGAGGAGGCGGTGCGCGTGCTCCTCGCGGAGCACGGGTTCCAGCACTACGGGCTGGCGTACGCCGTCACGGACGACGGGCGCTCGTTCGAGTACCGGATGATGATCCGCACGCGGGACGAGCGGAACTTCGGCCGGCTGGCGCGAGACCTCGAGGCGCTCCCTCAGGTACGCGAGTTCCGCCTCTCGCCGTCGGGGGACTGA
- a CDS encoding GNAT family N-acetyltransferase — protein MSEIEIRPARPDDAPALGRMGATLARLHHRMDARRFFASEGMEEGYASWLAKELASRRAVVLAAVTRSRGGEQLVGYAYGRLEGRDWNTLRDPSGVGVDLYVAPRARRRGAGRLLLEALLRELVRRGAPQVVIHVAARNARALELFEGMGFRRTVLELAIDAAELPDSPRAEPRRPRRSR, from the coding sequence GTGAGCGAGATCGAGATCCGGCCGGCGCGCCCCGACGACGCGCCCGCGCTCGGGCGGATGGGAGCGACGCTGGCGCGGCTCCACCACCGGATGGACGCGCGGCGCTTCTTCGCGAGCGAGGGGATGGAGGAGGGCTACGCCTCGTGGCTCGCGAAGGAGCTGGCGAGCCGGAGGGCGGTGGTGCTCGCGGCGGTCACGCGCTCGCGCGGGGGCGAGCAGCTCGTGGGCTACGCGTACGGGCGGCTCGAGGGGCGGGACTGGAACACGCTGCGCGATCCGAGCGGCGTCGGCGTCGATCTCTACGTCGCGCCGCGCGCCCGTCGCCGCGGGGCGGGCCGCCTGCTCCTCGAGGCGCTCCTGCGGGAGCTCGTCCGGCGCGGGGCACCGCAGGTCGTGATCCACGTCGCGGCGCGCAACGCCCGGGCGCTCGAATTGTTCGAGGGGATGGGGTTCCGCAGGACCGTGCTGGAGCTCGCGATCGACGCCGCCGAGCTGCCCGACTCGCCGCGAGCCGAGCCGCGACGCCCTCGCCGGTCCCGTTGA
- a CDS encoding TMEM165/GDT1 family protein has translation MTPILSSFLLVAVSEMGDKTQLLAFSLATRFRKPWPVMAGILVATIANHALASSVGAWISANVPARALAGFLAVTFIGFGVWTLRPDTLDEARGPERFGAFVTTTILFFLAEMGDKTQLATVALAARYESIVRVTVGTTLGMLAADGLAVFLGEKVADQVSSRKMRWAAASLFFVFGALSLVASLRA, from the coding sequence ATGACCCCCATCCTCAGCTCCTTCCTGCTGGTCGCCGTGAGCGAGATGGGGGACAAGACCCAGCTCCTCGCGTTCTCGCTCGCGACGCGCTTCCGGAAGCCGTGGCCGGTGATGGCGGGCATCCTCGTCGCCACGATCGCGAACCACGCCCTCGCGTCGTCGGTCGGCGCCTGGATCTCGGCGAACGTCCCCGCCCGCGCGCTCGCGGGGTTCCTCGCGGTCACGTTCATCGGCTTCGGCGTCTGGACGCTCCGGCCGGACACGCTCGACGAGGCCCGCGGACCGGAGCGCTTCGGCGCGTTCGTCACCACCACGATCCTGTTCTTCCTGGCGGAGATGGGCGACAAGACCCAGCTCGCGACGGTCGCCCTCGCCGCGCGCTACGAGTCGATCGTCCGCGTGACCGTCGGGACGACGCTGGGCATGCTGGCGGCGGACGGCCTCGCCGTGTTCCTGGGCGAGAAGGTCGCGGACCAGGTCTCCTCGCGCAAGATGCGCTGGGCGGCCGCCTCGCTGTTCTTCGTGTTCGGCGCGCTGTCCCTGGTGGCCTCCCTCCGCGCTTGA
- a CDS encoding YwiC-like family protein: MASDLLSPSDVTSTATAQRTTDRPTAAPPRSMLPHEHGAWGQLAMPLLTALAIGRPGLAPTALAAGVVLAFIAHEPLLVLLGQRGRRVAEEEGPRARRWLLATGGLAAASGLLGIALAPAAARLALALPAALAAVVALLVWRRLEKTTLGEIVVAAALASAGWAVALAGHAPAEAALTAALAWIIAFAAATLGVRVILARARSKGARDPGKLHAVLSAALAGVAVALSAAGLPAALAWATLPPALLSIVICLARFSPKRLKPLGWAIVASSAVTLVILVAGLR, encoded by the coding sequence ATGGCGAGCGACTTGCTCTCTCCTTCCGACGTGACCTCGACCGCGACCGCTCAGCGTACGACCGACCGCCCCACCGCCGCCCCGCCCCGCTCGATGCTGCCGCACGAGCACGGCGCCTGGGGGCAGCTCGCCATGCCGCTCCTGACGGCGCTCGCCATCGGCCGGCCCGGGCTGGCGCCCACGGCGCTGGCCGCGGGGGTGGTGCTCGCGTTCATCGCGCACGAGCCGCTCCTCGTGCTGCTCGGCCAGCGAGGCCGGCGCGTCGCGGAGGAGGAAGGACCGCGCGCGCGGCGGTGGCTGCTCGCCACCGGCGGCCTCGCCGCGGCGAGCGGGCTGCTCGGGATCGCGCTCGCGCCCGCGGCGGCGCGGCTCGCCCTCGCGCTGCCCGCGGCGCTCGCGGCCGTCGTGGCGCTCCTCGTCTGGCGCCGGCTCGAGAAGACGACGCTCGGCGAGATCGTGGTGGCCGCCGCGCTCGCGTCGGCCGGCTGGGCCGTCGCCCTCGCCGGCCACGCGCCCGCGGAGGCGGCCCTCACGGCGGCGCTCGCGTGGATCATCGCCTTCGCCGCCGCCACGCTGGGGGTGCGCGTCATCCTCGCGCGCGCGCGATCGAAGGGCGCGCGCGATCCCGGGAAGCTGCACGCCGTCCTCTCGGCCGCCCTCGCCGGGGTCGCGGTGGCGCTCTCCGCCGCCGGCCTCCCGGCGGCGCTCGCCTGGGCGACGCTCCCCCCCGCGCTCCTCTCGATCGTCATCTGCCTGGCGCGCTTCTCGCCGAAGCGGCTGAAGCCGCTCGGGTGGGCGATCGTCGCGTCCTCCGCGGTGACGCTCGTGATCCTCGTCGCGGGGCTGCGGTAG